A genomic region of Salinibacter pepae contains the following coding sequences:
- a CDS encoding endonuclease MutS2 has protein sequence METYPDSLDEKLGFDVVRDRLAARVQSPLGEERLASMRPARTMDWLRGELGRVEELQGAFQYGDSVPLSPMYDLRDALRRAAPEDAYVDPEDLMATRRTLVTLRRLKKHFEARREDYPRLADAVARATPLPDLEETIASILDEDASIRDDASPELRRLRQQIRSKEEELRTTLDKALRHAVREGHATGEQATLRGGRMVIPVRASAKGKVEGFVHDRSASGQTVYIEPAACLELNNEVRELQSAEQAEIERILRRVTDHVRAESDAIEENLTVLAQFDLLRAKARFANRLGAVVPKLNDEGHVEIYEGRNPVLQLHFEGRDAGGATDGRASGEEEALPPREVVPLDLELGADFRTLVITGPNAGGKTVTMKTVGLFSLMLAYGLPLPVAPHSSFPLFDQIVADIGDEQSIEDDLSTFSSHVSNLRHMLSAVGENALVLIDEAGTGTDPDEGAALAQAVLEQLTEAGARTIATTHHGTLKTYAHEAEAVENGSMEFDQETLRPTHRYQEGVPGSSYAFEIARRMGLSGDLLDRARTLAGTQKTAMENLITTFERRTQELEDELYDARKAREKAEAEQQRYEEKTEKLEKERDAFRQQALEEAERIVEEANARIENTIREIKEAQAESDATQEAREQLEDYKADLQARREEAAPEQDAAPAEADGASPAAAGGPINEGDQVVVDDGSTAVEVQEIEDGEARLLMGSMHMRVSLDRLTRVGGPESAEPDEEDTGGNAEMAALEASPSIDVRGERVDEARRQVQHFLDDAVAANLDTVEILHGKGTGTLRNALHEMLSDRPDVADHRKAPIEEGGAGVTKVDL, from the coding sequence ATGGAGACGTACCCGGACTCGCTGGATGAGAAGCTCGGCTTCGACGTCGTGCGCGACCGCCTGGCGGCCCGCGTGCAGAGCCCGCTGGGCGAGGAGCGGCTGGCGTCCATGCGGCCGGCCCGCACGATGGACTGGCTGCGGGGCGAGCTGGGGCGGGTGGAGGAGCTGCAGGGCGCCTTTCAGTACGGGGACTCGGTGCCGCTCAGCCCGATGTACGACCTGCGGGACGCCCTCCGCCGCGCCGCCCCGGAGGACGCCTACGTGGACCCGGAGGACCTGATGGCGACCCGGCGGACCCTCGTCACACTCCGGCGCCTGAAGAAGCACTTCGAGGCGCGGCGCGAGGACTACCCGCGGCTGGCCGACGCCGTGGCGCGGGCCACCCCGCTCCCGGATCTCGAAGAGACGATCGCGTCGATCCTCGACGAGGACGCGTCCATCCGGGACGACGCGTCGCCGGAGCTGCGGCGCCTGCGCCAGCAGATTCGCTCGAAGGAGGAGGAGCTCCGCACGACGCTCGACAAGGCGCTCCGCCACGCCGTGCGGGAGGGCCACGCCACCGGCGAGCAGGCCACCCTCCGCGGCGGGCGCATGGTGATCCCGGTCCGCGCCAGCGCGAAGGGGAAGGTGGAGGGCTTCGTGCACGACCGCTCCGCCAGCGGGCAGACCGTCTACATCGAGCCGGCGGCCTGCCTGGAGCTCAACAACGAGGTGCGCGAGCTCCAGAGCGCCGAGCAGGCCGAGATCGAGCGCATCCTGCGCCGGGTGACCGACCACGTGCGGGCCGAGAGCGACGCGATTGAGGAGAATCTGACAGTGCTGGCCCAGTTCGACCTGCTGCGCGCGAAGGCCCGCTTTGCCAACCGCTTGGGCGCCGTCGTCCCCAAGCTTAACGACGAGGGCCACGTCGAGATCTACGAGGGCCGAAACCCGGTCCTGCAACTGCACTTCGAGGGGCGCGATGCCGGGGGCGCCACCGACGGGCGCGCCTCGGGCGAGGAGGAGGCCCTCCCGCCGCGGGAGGTGGTTCCCCTCGACCTGGAGCTCGGCGCCGACTTCCGCACGCTCGTGATCACCGGCCCCAACGCCGGGGGCAAGACGGTGACGATGAAGACCGTCGGCCTCTTCTCGCTGATGCTCGCCTACGGACTGCCCCTTCCGGTGGCGCCGCACTCCTCGTTCCCGCTCTTCGACCAGATTGTGGCCGACATTGGGGACGAGCAGTCCATCGAGGACGACCTGTCCACCTTCAGCTCGCACGTCTCCAACCTCCGTCACATGCTCTCCGCGGTCGGGGAGAACGCGCTCGTCCTGATCGACGAGGCCGGCACCGGCACGGACCCGGACGAGGGAGCGGCCCTCGCGCAGGCGGTGCTGGAGCAGCTCACGGAGGCCGGCGCCCGCACGATCGCGACCACCCACCACGGGACGCTCAAGACGTACGCCCACGAGGCGGAGGCTGTCGAGAACGGGTCGATGGAGTTTGACCAGGAGACCCTGCGCCCCACCCATCGCTACCAGGAGGGCGTGCCCGGGTCCTCCTACGCCTTCGAGATTGCCCGGCGCATGGGCCTGTCGGGCGACCTGCTGGACCGGGCCCGCACCCTGGCCGGGACCCAGAAGACGGCCATGGAGAACCTCATCACCACGTTCGAGCGGCGCACGCAGGAGCTGGAGGACGAGCTCTACGACGCCCGCAAGGCCCGCGAGAAGGCCGAGGCGGAGCAGCAGCGCTACGAGGAGAAGACAGAGAAGCTGGAGAAGGAGCGCGACGCGTTTCGCCAGCAGGCCCTGGAGGAGGCCGAGCGCATCGTGGAGGAGGCCAATGCCCGCATCGAGAACACGATCCGCGAGATCAAGGAGGCCCAGGCCGAGTCGGACGCCACCCAGGAGGCGCGGGAGCAGCTCGAAGACTACAAAGCGGACCTCCAGGCGCGGCGCGAGGAGGCGGCGCCGGAGCAGGACGCGGCGCCGGCGGAGGCGGACGGGGCGTCGCCGGCGGCCGCCGGCGGCCCCATCAACGAGGGCGACCAGGTGGTGGTGGACGACGGGTCGACCGCCGTGGAGGTGCAGGAGATCGAGGACGGAGAGGCCCGCCTGCTGATGGGCTCGATGCACATGCGCGTGTCGCTCGACCGCCTGACCCGCGTCGGCGGGCCGGAGTCTGCGGAGCCCGACGAAGAGGATACGGGCGGCAACGCCGAGATGGCGGCGCTGGAGGCGAGCCCCTCGATCGACGTGCGCGGGGAGCGCGTGGACGAGGCCCGGCGGCAGGTGCAGCACTTCCTCGACGACGCCGTGGCGGCCAACCTCGACACGGTCGAGATCCTCCACGGAAAGGGCACCGGGACGCTCCGCAATGCCCTCCACGAGATGCTTTCGGATCGGCCCGACGTGGCGGACCACCGCAAGGCCCCCATTGAGGAGGGCGGGGCGGGCGTGACGAAGGTAGACCTCTGA
- a CDS encoding DUF4926 domain-containing protein, whose protein sequence is MIEEHDRVALTTKEPGAGLEPGDVGTIVHAYSGGEAFEVEFVTLTGDTVAVLAVDRDEVRPVQSRELTHTRSLEWGKEGSALVGTHRIPEE, encoded by the coding sequence ATGATCGAAGAACACGATCGAGTGGCTCTCACGACGAAAGAGCCCGGCGCGGGACTAGAACCGGGGGACGTGGGGACGATCGTCCACGCGTATTCTGGGGGAGAGGCCTTTGAGGTTGAGTTTGTCACCCTCACGGGAGACACCGTGGCCGTGCTGGCCGTCGACCGGGACGAGGTGCGCCCGGTTCAGTCACGGGAGTTGACTCACACCCGGAGCTTGGAGTGGGGAAAAGAGGGTTCTGCTCTTGTCGGTACTCACCGGATTCCTGAAGAATAG
- a CDS encoding tetratricopeptide repeat protein, giving the protein MNTHWLPRALATRWTVVAFACLLGLQLGAGSVRAQSDNSLSNAQKKKLKKELQQTYKEGAKAGNAENYEVAATRFEESIELAQKLGLDDLIGKIENNLIESLKGAGSAALKQENYTDALSHFKTLQEYTDADPTVQYNQGLALINMEDSTEAGLQSLRQAIEVGNEVGNTRVAGLATERIRDEFLARASKALQGDSPSQAQIDKALSALDQMTEYVEPNANAMFYRGTALYESGQYQQAIQAARQGLEMHQGSRSDAAKFHFVIAESQMETGNKASACETFANATYGDYEARANHYLENECDDV; this is encoded by the coding sequence ATGAATACCCACTGGCTACCCCGCGCTCTCGCAACCCGCTGGACGGTCGTCGCATTTGCCTGCCTGCTCGGGCTCCAGCTTGGCGCCGGGAGCGTGCGTGCTCAAAGCGACAACTCCCTGTCCAACGCTCAGAAGAAGAAGCTGAAGAAGGAGCTGCAGCAGACGTACAAGGAAGGCGCCAAAGCCGGAAACGCGGAGAACTACGAGGTGGCCGCCACGCGGTTTGAGGAGTCCATCGAGCTGGCCCAGAAGCTGGGGCTCGACGACCTCATCGGGAAGATTGAAAACAACCTCATCGAAAGCCTCAAGGGCGCCGGCAGCGCCGCGCTCAAGCAGGAGAACTACACAGACGCCCTGTCCCACTTCAAGACGCTGCAGGAGTACACGGACGCCGACCCCACCGTCCAGTACAACCAGGGCCTGGCCCTCATCAACATGGAGGACAGCACGGAGGCCGGGCTGCAGTCGCTGCGGCAGGCGATTGAGGTGGGCAACGAGGTGGGCAACACCCGCGTGGCGGGCTTAGCCACCGAGCGCATCCGGGACGAGTTCCTGGCCCGCGCCTCGAAGGCCCTGCAGGGCGACAGCCCGTCGCAGGCCCAGATCGACAAGGCCCTGAGCGCCCTCGACCAGATGACCGAGTACGTGGAGCCGAACGCAAACGCGATGTTCTACCGCGGCACGGCCCTTTACGAGAGCGGGCAGTACCAGCAGGCCATTCAAGCAGCCCGCCAGGGACTTGAGATGCACCAGGGCAGCCGCAGCGACGCCGCGAAGTTCCACTTCGTGATCGCCGAGTCGCAAATGGAAACCGGCAACAAGGCCTCCGCCTGCGAGACGTTTGCCAACGCCACGTATGGCGACTACGAGGCCCGCGCCAACCACTACCTGGAGAACGAGTGCGACGACGTGTGA
- a CDS encoding Uma2 family endonuclease: MPAPTTAEQDQQERWVEIRSDPVLRELPYKIETNRRGQLILSPHSASHSDTQGDLIALLHEHAGGGRVRPEFPIVTAKGTKVADVVWCTAARRNEMEETGDPPTLAPEVCIEVMSESNDWDEMDEKRALYREAGAKEVWVVTEEKSIRFFADEERDTSDVIPGVPNRL, from the coding sequence ATGCCTGCGCCTACGACCGCAGAACAGGACCAGCAAGAGCGGTGGGTGGAAATTCGCTCGGATCCCGTTCTCCGCGAGCTTCCTTACAAGATCGAAACCAACCGCAGAGGACAGCTGATTTTGAGTCCACACTCCGCGTCGCATTCCGACACGCAGGGCGACCTCATCGCTCTTCTGCACGAGCACGCAGGCGGGGGACGGGTCCGGCCGGAGTTCCCCATCGTGACGGCGAAGGGGACAAAGGTTGCCGACGTCGTCTGGTGCACGGCCGCGCGGAGGAACGAGATGGAAGAGACGGGGGATCCCCCCACCTTGGCCCCGGAGGTGTGCATCGAAGTCATGTCCGAGTCGAACGACTGGGACGAGATGGACGAGAAGCGTGCGCTCTATCGCGAGGCGGGAGCCAAGGAGGTTTGGGTTGTAACCGAAGAGAAGAGCATCCGCTTCTTTGCCGATGAGGAGCGAGACACGTCCGATGTAATCCCGGGCGTCCCAAATCGCCTGTGA
- a CDS encoding capsule assembly Wzi family protein codes for MTASSRHVHPGCTTRYTRAIPASLIVWAGLCALLMGASARPAQGQGGGPIQSEVSVFGAGASTEGLPFWLGANQYGRLGRSGTPLGARLAARRPFSGVKGGLDYAVGASLLGRASANSTLHVQELYGQLRYGPLQLTAGWKKQVIGRVDTARSLGGITRSENATPLPKVRVSTPGYVPVPGTNGFLGVKGYLAHGWMGADRVVQNAFLHEKYGYLRLLPPEWPVTLHAGLIHHAVWGGTPTDAVAGREAGAFRDGLRQFGRVFFALRDSDERGPDHMGNYDFSVDVTAGPVEAQVYRQFFFEDKPGLWFRNVWDGLWGAGLRRTGGPALVEAVLYEHFRFIRQNAKYAEGQRAGADRNFSQGLYRSGWTHRGRTIGLPLVTPPAGTPGVPDDRPGIANSLVVAHHVAVEGTVRPGLSYRLTGTYSENSGSKSLCSDPECTDLLDDRFSRTGQWSFLVEAFGRVPGTEALAYDLGVAVDTGDFREESVGVRVGLTWRGLHDPLGR; via the coding sequence ATGACGGCTTCTTCCCGACATGTCCACCCCGGATGCACGACCCGGTACACAAGGGCCATCCCGGCCAGCCTGATCGTCTGGGCGGGCCTCTGCGCCTTGCTGATGGGGGCGTCCGCCCGGCCCGCGCAGGGGCAGGGCGGGGGCCCGATTCAGTCGGAGGTGTCGGTCTTCGGGGCGGGGGCGAGCACGGAGGGGCTGCCCTTCTGGCTGGGCGCGAACCAGTACGGGCGGCTGGGCCGGAGCGGGACCCCCCTCGGGGCGCGCCTCGCGGCCCGGCGGCCCTTTTCGGGCGTAAAGGGCGGGCTCGACTACGCCGTCGGGGCGAGCCTTCTGGGACGGGCCTCCGCCAACAGCACGCTCCACGTGCAGGAGCTCTACGGGCAGCTCCGGTACGGGCCGTTGCAGCTGACGGCCGGGTGGAAGAAGCAGGTCATCGGCCGGGTCGACACGGCCCGCTCGCTCGGGGGCATCACGCGGAGCGAAAACGCGACGCCCCTGCCGAAGGTGCGCGTGTCGACGCCCGGCTACGTGCCCGTCCCCGGCACGAACGGATTCCTGGGGGTGAAGGGGTACCTCGCCCACGGGTGGATGGGGGCAGACCGGGTGGTGCAGAATGCCTTTCTGCACGAGAAGTACGGGTACCTCCGCCTGCTGCCCCCCGAGTGGCCGGTGACGCTCCACGCGGGGCTGATCCACCACGCGGTCTGGGGCGGGACGCCGACGGACGCGGTGGCGGGCCGGGAGGCGGGGGCCTTCCGGGACGGCCTTCGGCAGTTCGGCCGCGTGTTCTTCGCGCTGCGCGACTCCGACGAGCGGGGGCCCGACCACATGGGCAACTACGACTTCAGCGTCGACGTGACGGCCGGGCCTGTGGAAGCACAGGTCTATCGCCAGTTCTTCTTCGAGGACAAGCCGGGCCTCTGGTTCCGGAACGTGTGGGACGGGCTCTGGGGCGCAGGGCTGCGGCGGACGGGCGGGCCGGCCCTGGTGGAGGCGGTCCTGTACGAGCACTTCCGGTTCATCCGCCAGAACGCCAAGTACGCGGAGGGGCAGCGGGCGGGGGCGGACCGCAACTTCAGCCAAGGCCTCTACCGGTCGGGCTGGACCCACCGGGGACGCACGATCGGCCTGCCGCTCGTGACGCCGCCCGCGGGCACGCCGGGCGTCCCCGACGACCGGCCCGGCATCGCCAACAGCCTCGTCGTGGCTCATCACGTGGCCGTGGAGGGCACCGTGCGGCCGGGCCTGTCCTACCGGCTCACGGGCACCTACAGCGAAAACAGCGGCTCGAAGAGCCTGTGCTCGGACCCCGAGTGTACAGACCTGCTCGACGACCGCTTTTCGCGGACGGGCCAGTGGTCGTTTCTGGTAGAGGCCTTCGGGCGGGTGCCGGGGACGGAGGCGCTTGCCTACGACCTGGGCGTGGCGGTCGACACCGGCGACTTTCGCGAGGAAAGCGTGGGCGTGCGGGTCGGCCTCACGTGGCGGGGGCTGCACGATCCGCTAGGCCGCTAG
- a CDS encoding chorismate mutase: MSTSPSPTTVPEARARIDEINERVVELLAERQAIVDALCELKADADRTVRDPEREAELLAHVRAVADEAGLPPTLAETLFEEILAHSVERQRRQRADGAAGPSAEEPSAEEPAEKATGAVSTCGAQA; this comes from the coding sequence ATGTCCACGTCTCCCAGCCCAACGACCGTGCCGGAGGCCCGCGCCCGCATCGACGAGATCAACGAGCGGGTCGTGGAGCTGCTCGCCGAGCGGCAGGCCATCGTCGACGCCCTCTGCGAGTTGAAGGCCGACGCCGACCGCACTGTGCGCGACCCCGAGCGCGAGGCCGAACTGCTGGCCCACGTCCGGGCCGTGGCGGACGAGGCGGGCCTGCCGCCCACCCTCGCCGAGACCCTCTTCGAAGAGATCCTGGCCCACTCCGTCGAGCGCCAGCGGCGCCAGCGGGCCGACGGGGCCGCGGGGCCGTCCGCCGAGGAGCCGTCCGCCGAGGAGCCCGCGGAGAAGGCGACCGGGGCCGTCTCCACGTGTGGGGCGCAGGCGTAG
- a CDS encoding UPF0175 family protein produces the protein MSTTVSFEIPREVLRASRMTEDDLRRELALHLFEEEKLSFGKARALAEMSVWDFQQLLGSRGLPVHYDAEAYENDRETLTWLGRI, from the coding sequence ATGTCCACGACCGTTTCGTTCGAGATTCCACGGGAGGTGTTGCGAGCGTCCCGAATGACGGAAGATGATCTTCGTCGTGAGTTGGCGCTTCATCTCTTCGAAGAGGAGAAGCTATCGTTCGGAAAAGCCCGAGCGCTGGCCGAAATGTCCGTGTGGGACTTCCAACAATTGTTGGGCAGTCGGGGCCTTCCCGTTCACTATGACGCGGAGGCGTACGAGAACGATCGAGAGACGCTGACGTGGTTGGGACGGATATGA
- a CDS encoding DUF4783 domain-containing protein, whose product MSVPKSLVVLLVIGIGGAPSVGRGQPADSTASGPGSTIEDTSAVARRVATAFAEGNARRLLTPSADRVEISLFGNRTFYSSSQAVYVLREFFRRHPSGRFAVGDVMEAGTSFFVRGEYEEARMARRHHVYVRLDQPQGKDLWNLHEVRIEHAAK is encoded by the coding sequence ATGTCCGTCCCCAAATCGCTGGTGGTGCTCCTGGTCATCGGAATTGGAGGGGCCCCATCCGTTGGTCGGGGACAGCCGGCAGACTCGACGGCGTCGGGCCCGGGCTCGACGATCGAGGACACGTCCGCGGTGGCCCGGCGGGTGGCGACTGCGTTTGCGGAGGGGAACGCCCGCCGGCTCCTCACGCCGTCGGCCGACCGGGTCGAGATCAGTCTCTTCGGCAACCGCACCTTCTACAGCAGCTCGCAGGCCGTGTACGTGCTGCGGGAGTTCTTTCGGCGCCATCCCTCCGGCCGCTTCGCGGTGGGGGACGTGATGGAGGCCGGAACGAGCTTTTTCGTCCGGGGCGAGTACGAGGAGGCCCGCATGGCCCGCCGGCACCACGTCTACGTGCGGCTCGACCAACCGCAGGGCAAGGACCTGTGGAACCTGCACGAGGTTCGGATCGAACATGCTGCCAAGTGA
- a CDS encoding sugar phosphate nucleotidyltransferase gives MKLIVPMAGRGTRVRPHSHVTPKPLLKVRGRSIVERIVDTFSRVLPAPPDDGVFVLGPDFGTEIRDQLTALCDERGITPHFPVQEEALGTAHAVGCAGEHLQGEGVVVFADTLFGLSGEVTLGDADVVAFVREVDDPRRFGVAVRDGEEVTELIEKPDDPVSNEALIGIYYLRELADLKAGIDHVIETDMKGADGEYQLTDALDHRLQEGDVFTTAGVDAWMDCGTIPALLETTGRVLERESGDARQGTVEDSVIHDPVYIGPGATVENAVVGPHVSIEEGATVSDAVVRDSIVFAGGTVENAVLADSVIGRHAAVDLRPERLNVGDHSQVNVELRS, from the coding sequence ATGAAGCTCATCGTTCCCATGGCGGGGCGGGGCACCCGCGTCCGCCCGCACTCGCACGTCACCCCCAAGCCGCTTCTCAAGGTGCGAGGGCGGAGCATCGTCGAGCGCATCGTCGACACCTTCTCCCGCGTCCTCCCGGCGCCCCCCGACGACGGCGTGTTCGTCCTGGGGCCCGACTTCGGCACCGAAATCCGCGACCAGCTCACCGCGCTCTGCGACGAGCGGGGCATCACGCCGCACTTCCCCGTCCAGGAGGAGGCCCTCGGCACGGCCCACGCCGTCGGCTGTGCGGGCGAGCACCTCCAGGGCGAGGGCGTCGTGGTGTTTGCGGACACGCTCTTTGGCCTGTCGGGCGAGGTGACCCTCGGCGACGCCGACGTGGTGGCGTTTGTCCGCGAAGTGGACGACCCGCGCCGGTTCGGCGTTGCCGTGCGCGACGGGGAGGAGGTCACCGAGCTCATCGAGAAGCCCGACGACCCGGTCTCCAACGAGGCGCTCATCGGGATCTACTACCTCCGCGAGCTGGCCGACCTGAAGGCCGGCATCGACCACGTCATCGAGACCGACATGAAGGGCGCCGACGGCGAGTACCAGCTCACCGACGCGCTGGACCACCGCCTGCAGGAGGGCGACGTGTTTACCACGGCGGGTGTGGACGCGTGGATGGACTGCGGCACGATCCCGGCCCTGCTGGAGACCACCGGGCGCGTCCTGGAGCGGGAGTCCGGCGACGCCCGCCAGGGCACCGTCGAGGACAGTGTCATCCACGACCCGGTCTACATCGGCCCGGGCGCGACCGTTGAGAACGCCGTCGTGGGTCCGCACGTCTCGATCGAAGAGGGCGCGACCGTCTCCGACGCGGTGGTGCGGGACAGCATTGTCTTTGCCGGCGGCACGGTCGAGAACGCGGTGCTCGCCGACTCCGTTATCGGGCGCCACGCCGCGGTCGACCTGCGGCCGGAACGCCTTAACGTGGGCGACCACTCCCAGGTCAACGTGGAGCTGCGCAGCTAG
- a CDS encoding 2-hydroxyacid dehydrogenase produces MAHIVSTRPLIDGGLSGVRDEHTLTVCDPPDGSTRSVDELIALADGADVLLSVLADPITEALFEARPGLQMVSQYAVGVDNIDLEAAEAHDVAVTHTPGVLTDATADQAWALLLAAARHVPAADRYVRDGRFERWETTHLMGMELARKTIGIVGMGRIGTAVARRALGFGMEVIYHNRTRANPTVERQVSARHVGLGELLTTSDVVSLHCPHNDESHHLLDAAAFAKMKASALLVNTARGPVVDEAALVDALERGEIAGAGLDVFEDEPEVHPGLMEQDRVVLAPHLGSATTDTRMRMAQMCVASITALLDGAESVPHRLV; encoded by the coding sequence ATGGCCCACATCGTTTCGACGCGCCCCCTCATCGACGGGGGCCTCTCCGGTGTGCGAGACGAGCACACCCTTACGGTCTGTGACCCGCCCGACGGCAGCACGCGCTCCGTCGATGAACTCATCGCCCTGGCCGACGGGGCCGACGTGCTTCTGTCCGTGCTCGCCGACCCGATCACGGAGGCGCTGTTCGAGGCCCGCCCGGGGCTGCAGATGGTGTCGCAGTACGCCGTCGGGGTCGACAACATCGACCTGGAGGCGGCGGAGGCGCACGACGTGGCCGTCACCCACACGCCCGGCGTGCTGACCGACGCGACGGCGGACCAGGCGTGGGCCCTGCTGCTGGCCGCCGCCCGGCACGTGCCGGCGGCCGACCGGTACGTGCGCGACGGCCGCTTCGAGCGCTGGGAGACGACCCACTTGATGGGCATGGAGCTGGCCCGCAAGACCATCGGCATCGTCGGCATGGGGCGGATCGGGACGGCGGTCGCGCGCCGCGCCCTCGGTTTCGGGATGGAGGTGATCTACCACAATCGGACGCGGGCCAATCCGACCGTGGAGCGCCAGGTGAGCGCCCGGCACGTGGGGCTAGGCGAGCTGCTGACGACGAGCGACGTCGTCTCGCTGCACTGCCCCCACAACGACGAGAGCCACCACCTTCTCGACGCGGCGGCCTTCGCGAAAATGAAGGCGTCGGCCCTGCTGGTGAACACCGCCCGCGGGCCCGTCGTCGACGAGGCGGCCCTGGTGGACGCGCTCGAACGCGGCGAGATTGCCGGGGCGGGGCTCGACGTGTTCGAGGACGAGCCGGAGGTGCACCCGGGGCTGATGGAGCAGGACCGGGTCGTCCTGGCGCCCCACCTGGGGAGTGCCACCACCGACACCCGCATGCGGATGGCCCAGATGTGCGTGGCCTCCATCACGGCGCTTCTGGACGGGGCCGAAAGCGTGCCGCACCGCCTGGTGTAG